From a region of the Rhizobium sp. CB3090 genome:
- a CDS encoding MBL fold metallo-hydrolase: protein MTDPILHFHGAAGGVTGSCFVLEHNGFRTMFDCGMFQGSKTEKELNYRPFPFEPSSIHSVILTHAHIDHSGLLPKLVKAGFDGPIYCTAATVDLCTIMLQDSGHIQEMEVEQLNRRNRHRSHAAIEPIYTVADARAAMTQFRAVSYKEWQEGQGGLRFRFWDAGHLLGSSSVEVELTADDGPIRILFSGDVGPEHKLLEYPPDAPHNLDYVICESTYGDRERDEASQEGRRQQLREIVSRAYHPNGALLIPSFAVERTQELLADLYALMETGKLPRTPIIIDSPLASRATAIFKRHAPSLPNGELLQKALNSQNIRFTESAEQSKAIDLIHGFYIVIAASGMCEAGRIRHRLKNWLWRDEGTVLLVGFQAEGTLGRILQDGARTVKIQGEEIVVRAAIKSLEAYSGHADATELVDWITGREPIRSGLFLVHGEPAAIDQLKSRLSGRASVPTIFRPALDSGYRLTKSGAVELGAAAPPPRLTADEVGHRDWHNDYQSVILDLEEKLRQAADQKRRAVILRRIKRALQDDAV from the coding sequence ATGACGGATCCTATCCTACATTTTCATGGCGCAGCGGGCGGCGTTACCGGCTCTTGTTTCGTTCTGGAGCATAATGGCTTTCGAACCATGTTCGATTGCGGCATGTTCCAGGGCTCAAAAACGGAAAAAGAGCTGAACTACCGGCCATTCCCGTTTGAACCTTCGTCAATTCATTCAGTTATCCTGACCCATGCCCATATCGACCATTCGGGCCTTCTGCCGAAGCTTGTCAAAGCGGGTTTCGATGGTCCGATCTATTGCACTGCCGCCACGGTCGACCTCTGCACAATTATGCTGCAAGACAGCGGACACATTCAGGAAATGGAGGTCGAACAGCTCAATCGACGAAACCGTCATCGCTCACATGCTGCGATAGAACCAATTTACACGGTCGCCGATGCGCGCGCCGCCATGACGCAGTTCCGCGCCGTCTCTTACAAAGAATGGCAAGAGGGACAGGGTGGGCTTCGGTTTCGCTTCTGGGATGCGGGTCACCTGCTGGGTTCATCTTCGGTCGAAGTCGAACTAACCGCTGACGACGGCCCGATCCGCATCCTCTTTTCCGGCGACGTTGGCCCTGAGCACAAATTGTTGGAATATCCCCCGGATGCGCCTCACAATCTCGATTACGTTATCTGCGAAAGCACTTATGGCGACCGAGAACGTGATGAAGCTTCACAAGAAGGCCGACGGCAGCAACTTCGAGAGATCGTCAGTCGGGCCTATCATCCTAATGGCGCCCTCCTTATTCCGTCCTTCGCTGTCGAGCGTACGCAGGAGCTCCTCGCCGATCTCTATGCACTGATGGAGACAGGCAAGTTGCCGCGTACTCCGATCATCATCGATTCTCCGCTGGCATCGCGGGCAACCGCTATCTTTAAGCGTCATGCTCCATCGCTTCCCAACGGTGAACTACTTCAGAAAGCGCTGAACTCACAAAATATACGCTTCACGGAGAGCGCCGAGCAGTCGAAGGCAATCGATCTCATTCACGGGTTTTATATCGTCATCGCCGCGAGTGGCATGTGCGAGGCCGGCCGTATCCGGCATCGTTTGAAAAATTGGCTGTGGCGTGATGAGGGCACTGTCTTGCTTGTCGGGTTCCAGGCTGAAGGAACCTTGGGGCGCATACTTCAGGATGGTGCACGCACGGTAAAGATACAGGGCGAGGAAATCGTCGTGCGGGCCGCGATCAAATCGCTGGAAGCCTATAGCGGCCACGCCGATGCAACCGAACTGGTGGATTGGATTACGGGGCGGGAGCCGATCCGATCAGGATTGTTCCTCGTCCATGGCGAGCCGGCGGCGATCGATCAATTGAAGAGCCGACTATCTGGACGAGCATCCGTGCCAACCATCTTTAGACCCGCGCTTGACAGTGGATATCGCCTTACGAAATCCGGTGCCGTCGAACTCGGCGCTGCCGCACCTCCGCCGCGTCTGACGGCGGACGAGGTTGGGCATCGCGATTGGCATAATGATTATCAATCCGTCATTTTGGATCTTGAGGAGAAGCTACGCCAGGCTGCCGACCAAAAGAGACGCGCCGTCATTCTACGCAGAATCAAAAGAGCGCTTCAAGACGACGCCGTCTAA